The following are from one region of the Thermococcus cleftensis genome:
- the cas7i gene encoding type I-B CRISPR-associated protein Cas7/Cst2/DevR, producing MKAMEVVTLTKVEGANLNSNGTEGVISVLKKVRDPVDGKEYVRVSGQSVKYHLRQLLKELGWELSQVVPKSEGGQKVIVSLGEPQKYIDDDVFGYMIAKKVDGKNATLRRTAVVRTNGMISLFPYQEDRDFGVRYDPSGDNHNIYETEITTNIMRGNFFIELDRLGVFKEGLEVPKLDGLEARKVKDATGREVTLYVLPKEERERRLRALLKAIMMYHGGAKLSNFFTKVYPEIMVVALLKHKIPVIGDALRVKGGYVDGKLVLDVERLRETVETFQDNIERLYIGLFESRFANVDELRKAFEGIDSVEILSMKDLMGRIENISLGE from the coding sequence ATGAAGGCGATGGAAGTTGTTACCCTGACCAAGGTTGAGGGAGCGAACTTAAACTCGAACGGGACGGAGGGGGTCATATCTGTCCTCAAGAAGGTCCGCGATCCGGTTGATGGGAAGGAGTACGTAAGGGTGAGCGGTCAGAGCGTTAAGTACCACCTGAGACAGCTCCTCAAAGAGCTCGGCTGGGAGCTGAGCCAGGTCGTGCCGAAGAGCGAAGGTGGCCAGAAGGTAATAGTGTCGCTCGGAGAGCCCCAGAAATACATAGATGACGACGTCTTCGGTTACATGATAGCCAAGAAGGTCGATGGGAAGAACGCCACGCTTAGGAGAACCGCGGTCGTTAGAACCAACGGCATGATATCGCTCTTCCCCTACCAGGAGGACAGGGACTTCGGGGTCCGCTACGACCCGAGCGGGGACAACCACAACATATACGAGACCGAGATAACCACGAACATCATGCGCGGCAACTTCTTCATTGAGCTGGACAGGCTGGGCGTTTTCAAGGAAGGCCTTGAGGTTCCAAAGCTTGATGGCCTTGAGGCAAGGAAGGTCAAGGACGCCACCGGCAGAGAGGTGACCCTCTACGTTTTACCGAAGGAGGAGCGCGAGAGGAGATTGAGGGCCCTCCTTAAGGCTATAATGATGTATCACGGCGGGGCGAAGCTCAGCAACTTCTTTACGAAGGTCTACCCCGAGATCATGGTGGTAGCCCTGCTGAAGCACAAGATACCCGTCATCGGCGATGCACTGCGCGTCAAGGGGGGCTACGTTGATGGAAAGCTCGTCCTCGACGTGGAGAGGCTGAGGGAGACGGTTGAGACCTTCCAGGACAACATCGAGAGGCTCTACATCGGGCTCTTCGAGAGCCGCTTCGCCAACGTGGACGAGCTGAGGAAAGCTTTCGAAGGAATTGACAGCGTGGAAATACTGAGCATGAAGGACCTCATGGGCAGGATTGAAAACATATCACTCGGTGAGTGA
- the cas6 gene encoding CRISPR-associated endoribonuclease Cas6 — translation MRLKITLEGNNGVPYQPNKHAVQGFIYNMLKDTEYGKRHDEPRFKFFTFSDFFRDREGRLTFLVSSPERGFIETLYSNIRGRNHIYIGKHQLALVEIKKFKVPLRRRFQTGSPVVIYRNARENEYFKFHAHHDLRFFVERLKDNAERKYNAFYGEDFALDGPLFDRIIPKLRNNGKLDVYVKVVKNGVPFPVIGSNWELLEKERIGPHERKFYRFLMDAGLGEKNSLGFGFLNPVKG, via the coding sequence ATGCGGCTGAAAATAACCCTCGAGGGTAACAATGGGGTGCCATATCAGCCCAACAAGCACGCTGTCCAGGGGTTCATCTACAACATGTTGAAGGACACGGAGTATGGAAAACGCCACGACGAGCCGAGGTTTAAGTTCTTCACGTTCTCGGACTTCTTCAGGGACAGGGAGGGAAGGCTGACCTTCCTCGTGTCTTCTCCGGAGAGGGGCTTCATAGAGACACTTTACTCGAACATCAGGGGTAGGAACCACATCTACATCGGCAAGCACCAGCTGGCGCTGGTCGAGATCAAGAAGTTCAAAGTGCCCCTCCGGAGGAGATTTCAAACGGGCTCCCCGGTGGTGATCTACCGCAACGCCCGGGAGAACGAGTACTTCAAGTTCCACGCCCACCACGATTTGCGTTTCTTTGTGGAACGCCTTAAGGACAACGCGGAAAGGAAGTACAACGCGTTCTACGGCGAGGACTTTGCCCTCGACGGCCCCCTGTTCGACAGGATAATTCCAAAGCTCAGGAACAACGGGAAGCTCGACGTTTACGTCAAGGTCGTTAAGAACGGTGTCCCCTTCCCGGTAATCGGCTCCAACTGGGAGCTCCTTGAAAAGGAGAGAATAGGGCCGCACGAGAGAAAGTTTTACCGCTTCCTCATGGACGCCGGACTGGGGGAGAAGAACAGCCTCGGCTTCGGGTTTTTGAACCCTGTCAAGGGGTGA
- a CDS encoding HAD family hydrolase translates to MWVVFDVDGVLIDVGESYDVATRLTAEYFLRLFGVEREIKPEWVRELRRKGSFGDDFKVSEALILFALSGRAEELIEEFPEGGTIEWVRERFGFQVFGGSIERVFNTFYLGREYPGRLFDFPGLWKRERPIVRRNLLEEASARFKLGVVTGRSALEMKLAERVIGFSFENVVTRESYLKPDPRALWELVKGERGVYVGDTINDGLFVENYRRRYGREFGFVMVGRDVRNVNEFLEELLEGEQT, encoded by the coding sequence ATGTGGGTAGTTTTCGACGTTGACGGCGTGCTGATAGACGTGGGGGAAAGCTACGATGTCGCGACCAGGCTCACGGCGGAGTACTTCCTCAGGCTGTTCGGGGTCGAGAGGGAGATAAAACCCGAGTGGGTCCGGGAGCTCAGGAGGAAGGGCTCCTTCGGAGACGATTTCAAGGTCAGCGAGGCCCTGATACTCTTCGCCCTTTCAGGAAGGGCTGAAGAGCTCATCGAGGAGTTCCCGGAGGGGGGAACGATAGAGTGGGTTCGGGAGAGATTCGGGTTCCAGGTCTTCGGCGGGAGCATCGAGCGGGTCTTCAACACCTTCTACCTGGGGAGGGAGTATCCGGGGAGGCTCTTTGACTTCCCGGGGCTGTGGAAACGGGAGAGGCCGATTGTGAGGAGAAACCTCCTGGAGGAAGCGTCGGCCCGCTTCAAACTCGGGGTCGTCACCGGAAGGAGTGCCCTTGAGATGAAGCTGGCGGAGCGGGTAATCGGCTTCAGCTTTGAGAACGTCGTTACAAGGGAGAGCTATCTCAAACCGGACCCCCGGGCACTGTGGGAGCTCGTGAAGGGCGAAAGGGGAGTTTACGTGGGGGATACAATCAACGACGGCCTTTTCGTCGAGAACTACCGGAGGAGATACGGAAGAGAGTTCGGCTTCGTCATGGTGGGGCGGGACGTGAGGAACGTGAACGAGTTCCTGGAGGAACTGCTGGAGGGGGAACAAACTTAA
- the cas4 gene encoding CRISPR-associated protein Cas4: MVQYYFTCERELWFFSRGLQFDFENEDMLIGRLIHGESYERGWKEVILGDVKLDVVIEGDGVEVVEVKKSSKLEEPARWQLKYYLYLLKKAGTEARGVIAYPREGKREEVVLSEEDVAIIEGAISDIERIIALETPPRAERKPYCRRCAYRDFCWV, encoded by the coding sequence ATGGTTCAGTACTACTTCACCTGCGAGCGGGAGCTGTGGTTCTTCTCAAGGGGGCTTCAGTTCGACTTTGAGAACGAGGACATGCTTATCGGCAGGCTCATTCACGGGGAGTCGTACGAGAGGGGCTGGAAGGAGGTTATTCTGGGCGACGTCAAGCTCGACGTCGTCATCGAGGGGGACGGCGTTGAGGTGGTTGAGGTCAAGAAGAGCTCAAAGCTCGAAGAACCCGCGAGGTGGCAGTTGAAGTATTATCTCTACCTGCTGAAGAAAGCCGGAACGGAGGCCAGGGGGGTTATAGCGTATCCCCGGGAGGGAAAACGGGAGGAAGTGGTGTTATCGGAGGAGGACGTCGCCATCATCGAGGGGGCCATCTCGGACATCGAAAGGATTATAGCCCTTGAGACCCCTCCAAGGGCAGAGAGGAAACCGTACTGCAGAAGATGCGCCTACAGGGACTTCTGCTGGGTGTGA
- the hisIE gene encoding bifunctional phosphoribosyl-AMP cyclohydrolase/phosphoribosyl-ATP diphosphatase HisIE produces the protein MEELIEKVDWEKNNGIVPVVVQDTKGEVLTLAYMDREALRKTLETGYAHYYSRSQGRIRMKGEVSGNVQRVKEVRVDCDSDALLLIVEQRGAACHTGNYSCFYRKLGEPERVLPVDYSLTILRELEELIRARKEKPVEGSYTSRLFEEGRERIYKKFGEEAIEVLVAETRDRLIYETADMLYHLLVLLVYNDVALGEVMAELRRRRG, from the coding sequence ATGGAGGAGCTAATCGAGAAGGTTGACTGGGAGAAGAACAACGGTATCGTCCCCGTTGTGGTTCAGGACACGAAGGGGGAAGTCCTAACGCTCGCGTACATGGACAGGGAAGCCCTCAGGAAAACCCTTGAGACCGGCTACGCCCACTACTACTCCCGCTCGCAGGGAAGAATCCGCATGAAGGGCGAGGTGAGCGGGAACGTCCAGAGGGTGAAGGAAGTCCGGGTAGACTGCGACAGCGATGCTTTACTCCTGATAGTCGAGCAGAGAGGTGCCGCATGTCACACGGGAAACTACTCCTGCTTCTACCGTAAGCTCGGCGAGCCGGAGAGGGTTCTCCCGGTGGACTACTCCCTGACAATCCTGCGGGAGCTTGAGGAGCTGATAAGGGCGCGGAAGGAAAAGCCCGTCGAAGGCTCCTACACCTCAAGGCTGTTCGAGGAAGGACGGGAGAGGATATACAAGAAGTTCGGCGAGGAAGCTATTGAAGTTCTCGTTGCTGAAACGAGGGACCGGCTGATCTACGAGACGGCCGACATGCTCTACCACCTGCTCGTTTTGCTGGTTTACAACGACGTTGCCCTCGGTGAGGTGATGGCCGAGCTGAGGAGGCGGAGGGGATGA
- the cas2 gene encoding CRISPR-associated endonuclease Cas2 → MYVIVVYDVDVKRVARVHRFLRTHLHWRQNSVFEGEVSRAQLYEIKRTLEDIVENGDSVLIYELPDGRFNLHVIGVDKSPAGEII, encoded by the coding sequence ATGTACGTAATAGTAGTCTACGACGTTGACGTGAAGAGGGTCGCGAGGGTTCACCGCTTTCTGAGGACCCACCTCCACTGGCGCCAGAACAGCGTCTTCGAAGGTGAGGTGAGCAGGGCCCAGCTCTACGAGATAAAGAGAACGCTCGAGGACATCGTGGAGAACGGTGACTCCGTGCTAATCTACGAGCTTCCCGACGGCAGGTTCAACCTCCACGTCATCGGTGTGGACAAAAGCCCCGCGGGGGAGATAATTTGA
- a CDS encoding CRISPR-associated helicase/endonuclease Cas3, translating to MEWNELVELMKRKMAKPNRSLYEHSTGVERIARELLRRIPHDEALDDCLTRHAFLHDVGKLDDMFQAKLEGKLRRAPPHAYLGIELASRFLDCPEPYRTVALASILTHHSDLHSALYREEIHGGVGLVVDDVPISSPADTAKDVRNWLVAGRLARKYGFTGPEGEVRLRSLYTLFNGLLRVSDWLDSAGLSADSYHLRSGSEVRERVVEYLSSRGFSLRPYQREVLGKGGGYFRLPTGDGKTETSLLATPDDSAKVVYSLPTITTTEAMRKRFEAVFGADRVSFAHGMLFLSLYHRGALEERLLHRYAMRPVFVSTIDQILLAFLNYPRFSVREFALRGAHWIIDEIHAYTPFTLSLILDGIEYALKYLGTKVTVMSATLPAPLKEELEKRGLKELLPEERVASRYSSRRRVRIKVGEGSLFNAVDEICRERGKVLVVANTVGRARRLYEELRKRRDDVYLFHSRFINRDKRRKMELVESIGSGILVATQVVEVSLDIDYDIMYTEVAPIDALIQRLGRVNRRGRKEGVAYIFEPEGSKKHLPYNEKAFDESLNLVGELEGAESELELLRLNDRFYSSIWDEYERELKKRFLWRSRDGLRRITKWSKGEKLLSTRDTFISLPAVPRPYLEKALELASSWEDMTERERLDAAVYVIEHTLNVPIWVLNRARTHSGDLYDRFGVFGIEMDYDPEVGLKEEKTGLIMF from the coding sequence ATGGAGTGGAATGAGCTGGTTGAACTCATGAAAAGGAAGATGGCAAAACCCAACCGGAGCCTTTACGAGCATTCCACGGGCGTTGAGAGGATTGCGCGCGAGCTCCTCCGGAGGATACCGCACGATGAGGCGCTCGATGATTGTCTCACCCGGCACGCGTTCCTGCACGACGTCGGAAAGCTCGACGACATGTTCCAGGCGAAGCTTGAGGGGAAACTACGAAGGGCACCGCCCCACGCTTACCTCGGGATTGAACTCGCCTCCCGCTTTCTCGACTGTCCCGAGCCGTACAGGACGGTGGCGCTGGCCTCGATCCTGACGCACCACTCCGACCTCCACTCAGCGCTCTACAGAGAGGAGATACACGGGGGGGTCGGTCTTGTAGTTGATGACGTTCCCATCTCCAGCCCGGCCGATACGGCTAAGGACGTCCGGAACTGGCTCGTAGCGGGAAGGCTGGCGAGGAAGTATGGCTTTACCGGGCCAGAGGGAGAGGTGAGGCTGAGGTCCCTATACACGCTCTTCAACGGCCTCCTGAGGGTTTCGGACTGGCTCGACAGCGCGGGCCTCTCGGCTGACTCGTACCACCTCAGGAGCGGGAGCGAAGTGCGGGAGAGGGTGGTTGAGTACCTGTCCTCCAGGGGTTTCTCCCTCAGACCATACCAGAGAGAGGTTTTGGGGAAGGGGGGCGGCTACTTCAGGCTTCCCACAGGCGATGGGAAAACCGAGACGAGCCTGCTGGCAACGCCCGACGATTCCGCGAAGGTCGTCTACTCCCTTCCCACGATAACCACGACGGAGGCCATGAGGAAACGTTTCGAGGCAGTTTTTGGGGCCGACAGGGTTTCCTTTGCCCACGGTATGCTGTTCCTCAGCCTCTACCATCGGGGTGCACTTGAGGAGAGGCTCCTCCACCGCTACGCCATGAGGCCCGTCTTCGTTTCGACCATCGATCAGATTCTCCTGGCGTTCCTGAACTACCCGCGATTTTCCGTCAGGGAGTTCGCGCTCAGGGGAGCGCACTGGATAATCGACGAGATCCACGCGTACACGCCCTTCACGCTCTCACTTATCCTCGATGGCATCGAGTATGCCCTCAAGTATCTGGGCACCAAAGTTACGGTAATGTCCGCCACCTTGCCCGCCCCGCTGAAGGAGGAACTCGAAAAGCGGGGTCTGAAAGAACTCCTGCCTGAGGAACGGGTGGCTTCAAGGTACAGTTCACGCAGGAGGGTTAGGATAAAGGTTGGGGAGGGGAGCCTTTTCAACGCCGTCGATGAAATCTGTCGGGAGAGGGGAAAGGTTCTGGTCGTTGCCAACACCGTTGGCAGGGCGAGGAGGCTTTATGAGGAGTTGAGGAAAAGGAGAGATGACGTTTACCTCTTCCACTCGCGCTTCATAAACAGGGATAAGAGGCGGAAGATGGAACTGGTGGAGTCCATCGGGAGTGGAATCCTCGTGGCGACGCAGGTTGTGGAGGTTTCGCTTGACATAGACTACGACATCATGTACACTGAGGTAGCTCCTATAGACGCGTTGATACAGCGCCTTGGCAGGGTGAACCGGAGGGGAAGAAAGGAGGGAGTTGCCTATATCTTCGAGCCGGAGGGAAGCAAAAAACACCTTCCCTACAACGAGAAGGCGTTCGACGAGTCCCTCAACCTTGTGGGGGAGCTAGAAGGTGCGGAAAGCGAGCTTGAGCTTCTGAGACTGAACGACCGCTTTTACAGCTCGATATGGGACGAGTACGAGAGGGAGCTTAAGAAAAGGTTCCTCTGGAGGAGCAGGGACGGGTTAAGGAGGATAACAAAGTGGTCGAAGGGCGAGAAGCTACTCTCCACGCGGGACACGTTCATCAGCCTGCCGGCGGTTCCAAGGCCGTACCTGGAGAAGGCTCTGGAACTCGCCTCCAGCTGGGAGGACATGACCGAGAGGGAGCGTCTAGACGCGGCAGTTTATGTCATAGAGCACACACTCAACGTCCCCATCTGGGTACTGAACAGGGCAAGAACCCACAGCGGAGACCTTTACGACAGGTTTGGGGTCTTTGGGATAGAGATGGACTACGATCCGGAGGTCGGCCTTAAGGAGGAAAAGACGGGACTGATCATGTTCTAG
- the cas5 gene encoding CRISPR-associated protein Cas5, with the protein MLGLVVDVRPLQAHFRIPYNSLLLDSYPFPPRTTAIGMLAGAMGLPEEGFRRLLGELRYGVIIEDPGSRAEETAVIFKSQSSPLYPITKVLLHRPRYRLFFAGDEETIERAHDALLDPVFVPYLGDSESLFYPAGGEYVRLVEVKEGKESILRSLVPADEYERGARFTVLKRNNLFPRDYRMPVGFTYRGKTRRAVYRNVVAFAGGFVELANPVDVLLFDGEPVFTF; encoded by the coding sequence GTGCTCGGCCTGGTGGTTGATGTCAGGCCCCTGCAGGCCCACTTCAGGATACCCTACAACTCCCTCCTGCTGGACAGCTACCCCTTCCCGCCGAGGACAACGGCCATAGGAATGCTCGCCGGGGCAATGGGCCTCCCGGAGGAGGGCTTCAGGAGACTGCTCGGGGAGCTGCGCTACGGCGTCATCATCGAAGACCCCGGTTCGAGGGCTGAAGAGACAGCGGTGATATTCAAGAGCCAGAGCTCGCCCCTGTATCCAATAACGAAGGTGCTCCTCCACAGGCCCCGGTACAGGTTATTCTTCGCCGGCGACGAGGAGACTATCGAGAGGGCACACGATGCCCTGCTGGACCCGGTCTTCGTCCCCTATCTCGGCGACAGCGAGAGCCTGTTCTATCCAGCCGGCGGGGAGTACGTCAGGCTGGTCGAAGTCAAAGAAGGCAAGGAATCAATCCTGAGGAGCCTCGTGCCAGCGGACGAGTACGAGAGGGGCGCGAGGTTTACCGTCCTCAAAAGGAACAACCTCTTCCCGAGGGATTACAGGATGCCGGTCGGGTTCACCTACCGCGGAAAAACCAGGAGGGCGGTTTACAGGAACGTGGTGGCCTTCGCAGGAGGTTTCGTCGAGCTGGCCAACCCGGTGGACGTTCTGCTCTTCGACGGGGAGCCGGTCTTCACGTTCTGA
- a CDS encoding TIGR01177 family methyltransferase, producing the protein MLYLEILGNLPEMARDEVKAMLELAGGEIVSQDYLFLKINADERAFSYLDRLGLAHEYGMLMVEADSVEELLDKAREVEWPIRGTFKVDTETMANCRHSVLDLPRKLGAVIHAQGFKVNLSRPDTLVRVYCGERLYTGIRLRFFDPKDFEKRKAHHRPFFRPISLHPRVSRALVNLTKARRELLDPMMGAGGILMEAGLLGLRVYGVDIRQEMVEGAEMNLRHYGIRDYVLKLGDATRLEELFDKKFEAVATDPPYGTSATLAGRKRDELYQKVLESIYEVLEDGGRLAIAFPTSFDGKAEAERIGFKTLGRYYQRVHKSLERYFYVFEKE; encoded by the coding sequence ATGCTCTACCTTGAGATACTCGGAAATCTGCCCGAGATGGCAAGGGACGAGGTAAAGGCCATGCTGGAGCTGGCCGGCGGAGAGATAGTTAGTCAGGATTATCTTTTCCTCAAGATAAACGCCGATGAGAGGGCTTTTTCCTACCTTGACCGCCTTGGTCTAGCCCATGAATACGGCATGCTTATGGTGGAGGCCGACTCGGTGGAGGAGCTTCTAGATAAGGCCAGGGAGGTCGAGTGGCCAATAAGAGGAACCTTCAAGGTGGACACCGAGACCATGGCCAACTGCCGGCACAGCGTTCTTGACCTACCCAGAAAGCTCGGCGCGGTGATACACGCCCAGGGGTTTAAAGTGAACCTCTCAAGGCCCGACACGCTCGTGAGGGTCTACTGCGGCGAGAGGCTCTACACGGGGATAAGGCTCAGGTTTTTTGACCCCAAGGACTTCGAGAAGAGGAAGGCCCATCACAGGCCCTTCTTCAGGCCGATCTCGCTCCACCCGAGGGTTTCCAGGGCGCTAGTGAACCTCACGAAGGCGAGGAGGGAGCTCCTCGACCCCATGATGGGCGCCGGCGGCATTCTGATGGAGGCCGGACTGCTCGGCCTGAGGGTCTACGGGGTCGATATAAGGCAGGAGATGGTGGAAGGCGCGGAGATGAACCTGCGGCACTACGGGATAAGGGACTACGTCCTGAAGCTCGGCGACGCAACGAGGCTGGAGGAGCTGTTCGATAAAAAGTTTGAAGCAGTAGCAACCGACCCGCCCTACGGAACGTCGGCGACCCTCGCGGGCAGGAAGAGGGACGAGCTTTACCAGAAGGTGCTGGAGAGCATCTATGAAGTGCTCGAGGACGGCGGAAGGCTGGCGATAGCGTTTCCAACGAGCTTCGACGGAAAGGCCGAGGCCGAGAGGATAGGCTTCAAAACGCTCGGCAGATACTACCAGAGGGTGCACAAGAGCCTGGAGAGGTACTTCTACGTCTTCGAGAAGGAGTGA
- the cas1b gene encoding type I-B CRISPR-associated endonuclease Cas1b, translated as MKRPVYITQMGVLERRGNTLFLENENGKRAIPINSTSEIHCFKPVSLTSGAIKLLSEKNVPVHFYNKYGYYRGSYMPVEGQVSGTVVVKQAEHYLDTEKRLYIARQFLEGIKASMIALLSSRRAERSTIEGTEVEGDSPAELMGVESRLWKEFYSTYATLLKHFEFDERNRRPPRDEVNALISLGNSVLYTVALSEIRKTYLHPAISYLHEPLERRYSLALDLADIFKPITVFRVILRLVNRRQIREEHFSRDVGVMLNREGLKVFLGELNSELDRKVLHPRFKRKVSVRYMVRLEGYSLVKHLLGDRRYQSLRAWW; from the coding sequence ATGAAGCGTCCGGTTTACATAACCCAGATGGGCGTCCTTGAAAGGAGGGGCAACACGCTCTTCCTCGAAAACGAGAACGGAAAGAGGGCCATACCCATAAACTCCACCAGCGAGATACACTGCTTCAAGCCCGTCAGCCTGACGAGTGGGGCGATAAAGCTTCTCTCCGAAAAGAACGTCCCGGTTCACTTCTACAACAAGTACGGCTACTACAGGGGTTCCTACATGCCGGTTGAGGGACAGGTGAGCGGTACGGTTGTGGTGAAGCAGGCGGAGCACTACCTCGATACCGAGAAGAGGCTCTACATAGCGCGACAGTTCCTCGAGGGGATAAAGGCCTCGATGATTGCCCTCCTCAGCTCCCGGCGGGCGGAGCGGAGCACGATAGAGGGAACGGAGGTTGAAGGGGACAGCCCCGCGGAACTGATGGGCGTCGAGAGCCGGCTCTGGAAGGAGTTCTATTCGACCTACGCTACCCTGCTCAAGCACTTCGAATTCGACGAAAGGAACCGACGGCCACCCAGGGACGAGGTGAACGCCCTCATAAGCCTCGGCAACTCCGTTCTCTACACCGTCGCCCTCTCCGAGATAAGAAAAACCTACCTCCACCCGGCCATCAGCTACCTCCACGAACCCCTTGAGAGGCGCTATTCCCTGGCCCTCGACCTCGCGGACATCTTCAAGCCGATAACGGTCTTCCGCGTCATACTCCGGCTCGTCAACAGGAGGCAGATACGGGAGGAACACTTCAGCAGGGACGTCGGCGTGATGCTGAACCGTGAGGGCCTGAAGGTCTTTCTGGGCGAGCTGAACAGCGAGCTTGACAGGAAAGTCCTCCACCCGAGGTTCAAAAGGAAGGTGTCCGTGCGCTACATGGTACGGCTCGAGGGCTACTCACTCGTCAAGCACCTCCTCGGGGACAGGAGGTACCAATCCCTGCGGGCGTGGTGGTGA
- the hisC gene encoding histidinol-phosphate transaminase, producing the protein MRVRELVKSFEPYRVEEGDYPVRLDKNESPYDLPNWVKEEIFEELRELSFNRYPHITSMPAREAIADFYGLSPENVAVGNGGDELIRYLVRLFEGGYVVTTPPTFSMYYFYAKLNGIPVLEVPLREDFTIDGDAIAEKAGNASAVFIASPNNPTGNLQPEEEIVKVLDTGTAVVLDEAYAEFAGKTLWRLIEEYPNLIVLRTFSKAFSLAGVRAGYLLANGEIVDALYRVKSPFSVGVMTMAAVKVVLRHYDLVERRVAKIIGERERIRRAFREFTYPSDANFLLMRLNAYEFLLGKGIAVRKLAGRLDGHIRVTVGRKWENRKLIEALREFLEVRECG; encoded by the coding sequence ATGAGGGTTAGGGAACTCGTGAAGTCCTTCGAGCCGTACCGCGTTGAAGAGGGGGACTACCCCGTAAGGCTCGACAAGAACGAGAGCCCCTACGACCTTCCCAACTGGGTGAAGGAGGAAATCTTTGAGGAGCTGAGGGAGCTTTCCTTCAACCGCTACCCGCACATAACCTCGATGCCTGCCAGGGAGGCCATAGCGGACTTTTACGGCCTCTCACCGGAGAACGTTGCGGTTGGAAACGGGGGGGACGAGCTGATAAGATACCTCGTCAGGCTCTTCGAGGGAGGCTATGTAGTCACGACACCGCCGACCTTCAGCATGTACTACTTCTACGCAAAGCTGAACGGAATTCCCGTCCTTGAGGTCCCACTGAGGGAGGACTTCACGATAGACGGCGACGCCATAGCGGAAAAGGCCGGAAATGCGAGCGCTGTCTTCATAGCCTCGCCCAACAACCCCACAGGCAACCTCCAGCCGGAGGAGGAGATAGTGAAAGTCCTCGACACGGGGACGGCGGTGGTTCTCGATGAGGCCTACGCGGAGTTCGCCGGAAAAACCCTCTGGAGGCTCATCGAGGAGTACCCCAACCTGATTGTGCTTAGAACCTTCTCCAAGGCCTTCAGCCTGGCCGGGGTGAGGGCGGGCTATCTTCTGGCGAACGGGGAAATCGTTGATGCCCTCTATCGGGTGAAGTCGCCCTTCAGCGTCGGGGTAATGACCATGGCGGCGGTGAAGGTCGTGCTCAGGCACTACGACCTCGTTGAGAGGCGCGTGGCGAAGATAATCGGGGAGAGGGAGCGGATAAGGAGGGCCTTCCGGGAGTTCACGTATCCAAGCGACGCGAACTTCCTCCTGATGAGGCTGAACGCCTATGAGTTCCTTCTGGGGAAGGGCATAGCCGTCAGAAAGCTCGCGGGGAGGCTCGACGGCCACATACGGGTTACCGTCGGAAGGAAATGGGAGAACCGGAAGCTGATCGAAGCCCTCAGGGAGTTTCTGGAGGTGAGGGAATGTGGGTAG
- the hisF gene encoding imidazole glycerol phosphate synthase subunit HisF, translating to MLAKRIIAALDIKDGRVVKGIKFRNIRDAGDPVELAKRYEAEGIDEIVFLDITASYERRKILLGLVERIAGEIYVPFTVGGGIRAVEEAREIIKRGADKVFINTAAVERPELVREIAEIVGTANLVVAIDARWNGSFWEVYTHGGRKPREIDAVEWARRVEGLGAGEILLTSMDTDGTKGGFDIPLTRAVAEAVDIPVIASGGAGKPEHFYEAFKAGAEAALAASIFHYGEYTVGELKGYLAERGVPVRLDY from the coding sequence ATGCTCGCCAAGCGAATAATAGCGGCCCTGGACATAAAGGACGGAAGGGTCGTCAAGGGGATAAAGTTCAGGAACATACGCGACGCCGGCGACCCGGTCGAGCTGGCGAAACGCTACGAGGCGGAGGGAATAGACGAGATAGTCTTCCTCGATATAACGGCGTCGTACGAAAGGAGAAAAATCCTGCTCGGGCTGGTCGAGAGGATAGCCGGGGAGATATACGTCCCCTTCACGGTCGGCGGCGGCATAAGGGCTGTTGAGGAGGCGAGGGAGATAATCAAGCGGGGGGCGGATAAGGTCTTCATCAACACGGCGGCGGTTGAAAGGCCGGAACTGGTGAGGGAGATTGCCGAGATAGTCGGCACCGCCAACCTCGTGGTGGCAATCGACGCCAGGTGGAACGGCTCCTTCTGGGAGGTCTACACCCACGGCGGAAGGAAGCCGAGGGAAATTGATGCGGTCGAGTGGGCGAGAAGGGTTGAGGGGCTGGGCGCGGGCGAGATACTGCTCACGAGCATGGACACCGACGGAACGAAGGGGGGCTTCGACATACCCCTGACGAGGGCCGTCGCGGAGGCAGTTGATATACCGGTCATAGCCTCTGGCGGAGCTGGAAAACCGGAGCACTTCTACGAGGCCTTTAAGGCTGGGGCTGAAGCGGCTCTTGCGGCTTCAATCTTCCACTACGGGGAATACACCGTCGGCGAGCTGAAGGGGTACCTGGCTGAGAGGGGAGTCCCCGTGAGGCTGGACTACTGA